The DNA region CATAACTATTAccacatcatcatcattgttatcatcagcATTGTTGTCATTTTCTATCATTCTTTGGTTCGTATCATATTGCATACCAAACACATTGGATAGAATTAAAGTTAATCATACTCTTATCTATCATTTGGTGTTcatatatcttattttatcatattcTGTATTGACTACCAAACGAGTTCTTAGTGTATTAAATgaaacaatgaaaaaatataatggataaaaaaaattatcatgagGCCTTGAGATCTTTTAAATAAGTAAGTCTAATTTTTGAAacctaaagaaaataaaagtgtaaTTAGGTGAAatctagaaggaaaaaaaaacagcagctttttctaaatttaattctgcacgactaaaattaatttaatttaatacagtATATATGAATTTTGATTCCTTTATCAGTTTTTCTCTCTATTTCATTATCTTAATAGTATCAATTATTACTGTATTTTATTATCTCAGTGCTGTAACTTTCACGCATCCATCCAAACAAAACTTAATCCCGTGATTAAAGTTAGGTCAAATGAATGAAAAGGCCAAAAGGGCAAATTTGTTGGATGGATAGATATAAGTCAGAAGATGATTAATTATGCGGTCTGAAGCTAATGGCGACTCAGCTGCTTTGTATGTGTTGCGGTGCTCAGCCTCAGCCTCAGCCTCAGGTAAGTAAGGATTCATTCACCACTTCACTTTTTTTCTCATGAATATAATATCATGTCACTCATTCAACAATAACAAACCCAAAATCATTGAACAACACAAGATAAGATTTAAGATAGATAATTCATAACTTGTCGTCGGTACGTGTATGAAACATGTGTTCCTTGTCATGGCAGGCAGCACCGTTTATGAGGTTCCCATTTTGGAATTCAGTTCATCCAAAGAATCCAACAAGTGTAGTAAGGGTGCAAGCAGAAGCAGCAGATATGAATATGAATTCAATCCCACACGTGCTGAGTGTTGCTGGGTCTGATTCTGGGGGTGGTGCTGGAATCCAAGCTGATCTTAAGACTTGTGCGGCTCGCCGTGTCTACTGTTCCACTGTCATTACTGCTGTTACTGCTCAGAACACTGCTGGGGTTCAAGGACTCAACATTCTACCTGAGGATTTTGTGGCAGACCAGTTGCACTCTGTGCTCTCTGATATGCATGTTCATGTCGTAAGTCTAACTAATGTTTTAAATAGCGGTCGTGGACCGCTATTTAAAACCATGAGTCTAACTAATGACTGTCTGCAACTCCTATAATTTCCAGCATGTTATGGATTGCTAATGTTGTGTTGCTATGTCTCTAGGTCAAAACAGGCATGCTGCCCTCTCTTAATATAGTCAAGGTCCTTTGTCAGACCCTTAGGAAATTTCCCATCAAAGGTATTAATTCACTTGTTCAAAAATTGCTTCCCTGTTTAGTACTCCCTCCTGTCTCAAATATATAAGCAACAAAAgtgtcttattttttttgtctcaaatataagcaaatctCAATTACCTATGTCTTATTTAATCAGACTATCTCCAAAATATCCTTCATTTTATAAGGTCAAAGACTTTTTTTATGCTTGATATCAAGTTCCACTGAAGGatagtttataaaaaatgtttattttcttaattggaAATGAcacaatttaatgaaattaactaattttcttaataagtgTGAAGTATGTCTTTTTATCAAGACTAGAGGGAGTATTTAATTGCAATTGGAGTGACTTCTATGCTTTCTTCGTCTTGGCTGAAGGCAGCTCTTGTGGTTGATCCTGTCATGATATCTACCAGTGGGGATGTACTTGTTGGTCCTTCCGTTCTTGCTGGATTTCTGTATGTGTTTCTGAACTTGAACTGTTCTGTATCTGTTTCACATCAAAGTATTATTCATATTCTTCAGTCTTCACAACAGGATCTAGATTCAAATTATGTCTCTTGGTTTTTTCAGTTATTGGTGGATAACATTAAAACAATgatatattcaaaattcaattttatttttcatctttgttactgtttctaaaattatttcaaaattcagATTTATCAATAAAACTGTAGGAAATTGGCTCCACTTATTTATTGGATCCTGAGTGCAGGGAGGAGCTGCTTCCCATGACTGACATTGTAACCCCAAATATAAAAGAGGCATCAGTTTTACTTGGTGGTGTGCCGCTGAAATCAGTTTCTGACATGCGCACTGCTGCCaaattgatacatgatttgggtcCTAGGTTTGTGGCTCTTTAATATATTTGGTTCTTCCAGTCTAACCAAGTAatgttttaaaactattttttgtctCTTACTGTttactcataattttttgtctATGCTTTAAGAAACTTAGATTAATATCAAAGAAGTTTTTTCCTTTAGCAAAACTTAGCTGCATGAGTAGTAGACTTCCAACCTTAAACTGCTTGTTTGGTAAAGCTTGAACTTTACAATATGATTCATGGaccttttaaaatttcatttcatatttttgaCGAAGTTCAAACTGTGAGGAAATAATTACTGAGGGCCTTAGTAGTAGTACTTTTGGAGTTGAGAATACATTCTGTGCTTATCATACCACTGTTTATATTGACCTGCACAAACTAGATGATTAAATTGTTTCCCTAAAGTAATGATGCCCAACAATTGCTTTGCTTCCTTCCTTCCTAGgtcataataataaatataaaaaaaccttcaacttcagagtaTTGTGATTTTACTGATTCTTAATTTTCATTGCAGGAATGTACTTGTCAAGGGTGGTGACCTCCCTAATTCGTTAGATGCTATTGATGTATTCTTTGATGGTGAGATTCAAGTCTTTAATTCTGAGACACAATGTTTCcccaaaaattaaacaaaatctgAGACATAGCAACTTCTTTCCTTTACTTTTTGCTAATGTATGTTTAGGCATGGCAATGGGGCCCGAACCCGTGGGGCCCGCCCCGATTTTGACGGGAGAAACCCGAGTTGACCGGGGTCGGATTTTCCCCGACAGCCAAAGTCGGGTTCGGGGATGGGATTATTAATATCCAACCCGAATCCGTCccgctaataattaatttaaaaaaatatcattacatatatataacacactAAAACATGAAACTATTGGATTGAATTTTATGCTACTGTTGGATTGGATTTTATGTTGTCATGTACAatctaaaaatatgttatgattgttatttaaaattgtatttttcattctatgaaaaattataatttttatagaattttataaGCATGTCGGGGGCGGGAGCGGGACGAGGAAAATCCGACCCCGTCAGGGGCGGGGATGGGGTAAATCTACACTCCCGTAGGGTTTCAGGGGCGGGGGGAATGGGGAGTCGAGGGCAGGGGTGGGGTAAGCAAAATCTGGTCCCGACCCGTCCCGTTGCCATGCCTATGTATGTCCAAATCTTTGTTAAAAATGAACTCAATTTCTAGGTCTTGAGTTTTGCAGGTGAGGAGTTCTACGAGCTGTGTTCACCGCGTGTAAATACTCGCAATAGTCATGGTACTGGTTGTACCTTGGCATCATGCATAGCAGCAGAGCTGGCAAAGGGTTCATCAATGCTTTCTGCAGTTAAGGTTTGTTCAACTATCTCAATTGAATTCATATTAATATTGAAGGATCTCATTGGGCAATGCCCATGATTTACTCCCTTCTTTTCACtcgataaataaaagaaattgaaagatGGACTATGgtataattgtaatatttttacatatttggATTCTGGCAGACAGCTAAACATTTTATTGAGGCTGCCTTGGATTATAGTAGAGATATGACAATTGGAAATGGAGCTCAAGGCCCTTTTGACCATTTTTTGGCACTTAATATCAACCAGAGTTCTTGTAGGCTGAATAGGTTCAATCCAAATGACTTGCTGTTATATGCTGTAACGGATTCGGCTATGAATAGGAAGTGGGGCCGTTCTATTGCTGAAGCTGTTAAGGCTGCTGTAGAAGGAGGTGCTACCATTGTTCAATTAAGGTTTGCTTCTTCAaatatgttttactttttttgtacTATCCTACACGTGTTAGCGAATATCTGAGATTCTTGCCATCAGTATTTGATAGCAGATATAATTCTCCATGGTTTAATATGCCAAGCAGACTATCCTAAAGATCTGGAAATTAATagcactattttgtttcttgtatttccttctctttcattcccttctctgctcaatacaagaagaaaaatgattaaaCATCCAGTAGAGTCAGGTGTTCAATTTCTTGGCTGAACAGTTGAACTCTAGCTAGCTATTACGCCAGGAATAattcttttctattattttgtcCAGATTCCTCATCTCTTGCACGGGCAATTAAATACAGGGGATAAGAAAAAACTCTGCAAAGTACATGCTATATTCCACTTGATATTTATATCAAAACAGTTTAAGCTGCATTACTGCATGCAGATCTTGTTGAAGTTTGTCTTGCAAACTTTCTTGTGGTGCTGCCTTTAACTGTTTGAAATCAACTAATCTCATTCAGCTAATTTTATCACCACCAAAATCTGTCTactccatttctttctttgatcATATCTCAGCTCGGCTTAACCTGTTACTTAACCTAAACATCTCTGGCTGGCTATCTAACATTGTGCCTTCCATGAAAACAGATAGGGTATCATTAGGCTATCTTCTAAAGAAAACATTCCGCTGAGACTATAATTCATGTTGTGCCTTGACTACCAAATACCAATTTATAAAGTTAATCCTCAGGCCAATGATTGCCTGATCATTATTTGTCTGTGATTACTAATATTAATTGAATTTAGAAATGTTTATTTTGTCACTT from Glycine soja cultivar W05 chromosome 8, ASM419377v2, whole genome shotgun sequence includes:
- the LOC114422268 gene encoding thiamine biosynthetic bifunctional enzyme TH1, chloroplastic-like, with protein sequence MATQLLCMCCGAQPQPQPQAAPFMRFPFWNSVHPKNPTSVVRVQAEAADMNMNSIPHVLSVAGSDSGGGAGIQADLKTCAARRVYCSTVITAVTAQNTAGVQGLNILPEDFVADQLHSVLSDMHVHVVKTGMLPSLNIVKVLCQTLRKFPIKALVVDPVMISTSGDVLVGPSVLAGFLEELLPMTDIVTPNIKEASVLLGGVPLKSVSDMRTAAKLIHDLGPRNVLVKGGDLPNSLDAIDVFFDGEEFYELCSPRVNTRNSHGTGCTLASCIAAELAKGSSMLSAVKTAKHFIEAALDYSRDMTIGNGAQGPFDHFLALNINQSSCRLNRFNPNDLLLYAVTDSAMNRKWGRSIAEAVKAAVEGGATIVQLREKDAETRDFLEAAKVCLEICHSYGVPLLINDRIDVALACDADGVHVGQSDMPARLARTLLGPEKIIGVSCKTPEQAHQAWIDGADYIGCGGVYPTNTKANNRTIGLEGLKEVCLASTLPVVAIGGIGLSNAREVMKLGAPNLNGVAVVSALFDRECILTETRNLHALVS